In Pseudomonas fluorescens, a genomic segment contains:
- the mltB gene encoding lytic murein transglycosylase B — MQVMRGWATRHASWMSLIGLLGATQEAQAGDYDGSPQVAEFVGEMTRDYGFAGEQLMGVFREAQRKQAILDAISRPAERVKQWKDYRPMFLTDARVARGVDFWRQHEAVLARAEQEYGVPAQVIVAIIGIETFYGRNTGSYRVIDALSTLGFDYPPRAEFFRKELREFLLLAREEQVDPLTLKGSYAGAMGLPQFMPSSFRAYAVDFDGDGHINIWSNPDDAIGSVASYFKRHGWVGGEPVVVRAEVSGERADEGLTQGIEPVKTVGELRALGWSSQNAPRDDMPVTAFRLEGENGPEYWMGLKNFYAITRYNRSVMYAMAVHQLSDMLVQARGNK, encoded by the coding sequence GCGTCCTGGATGAGCCTGATTGGGCTGCTGGGGGCAACGCAAGAGGCGCAGGCCGGTGACTACGATGGCTCACCCCAGGTCGCCGAATTTGTCGGTGAAATGACCCGCGACTACGGTTTTGCCGGTGAACAGCTGATGGGCGTGTTCCGCGAAGCCCAGCGCAAGCAGGCGATCCTCGACGCCATCTCCCGCCCCGCCGAACGCGTGAAGCAATGGAAGGACTATCGCCCAATGTTCCTCACCGACGCCCGCGTGGCCCGCGGCGTGGACTTCTGGCGCCAGCATGAGGCCGTGCTGGCCCGCGCCGAGCAGGAATATGGCGTGCCGGCCCAGGTCATCGTGGCGATCATCGGCATTGAAACCTTCTACGGGCGCAATACTGGCAGCTACCGGGTGATCGACGCCTTGTCGACCCTGGGCTTCGATTACCCGCCCCGCGCCGAGTTCTTCCGCAAGGAACTGCGCGAATTCCTGCTGCTGGCCCGCGAAGAGCAAGTCGACCCGCTGACCCTCAAGGGGTCCTACGCCGGGGCCATGGGCCTGCCGCAATTCATGCCGAGCAGTTTCCGCGCCTACGCAGTGGATTTTGACGGCGACGGGCATATCAATATCTGGAGCAACCCGGACGACGCCATTGGCAGCGTGGCCAGCTACTTCAAGCGCCATGGCTGGGTCGGGGGCGAACCCGTGGTGGTTCGCGCCGAGGTCAGCGGGGAGCGGGCCGATGAAGGCTTGACCCAGGGGATCGAACCGGTCAAGACCGTCGGGGAGTTGCGGGCGCTGGGCTGGTCGAGTCAGAATGCGCCACGTGATGACATGCCGGTGACGGCCTTCCGCCTGGAAGGCGAAAACGGCCCGGAATACTGGATGGGCCTGAAGAATTTCTACGCAATCACGCGTTATAACCGCAGTGTGATGTACGCCATGGCCGTACATCAGCTGTCAGACATGCTGGTCCAAGCACGGGGCAACAAGTAA
- a CDS encoding septal ring lytic transglycosylase RlpA family protein, whose protein sequence is MRASLFNKPLKLVAFTALSLLVVSCSTSRGPAQKSGGSAIRSQPGLDINRAHKDGAPWWDVDVSKIPDATPTLHTGAYKANPYTVLGKTYFPLQDSKTYVQSGTASWYGTKFHGQNTANGEVYDLYGMSAAHKTLPLPSYVRVTNLDNNRTVILRVNDRGPFYSDRIIDLSYAAAKKLGYAETGTARVKVEGIDPAQYWAQRGKPAPLMLNEPQTPQPQVTASAGKIEQWTPPPAQHAPDTVVVPHAAPGASTAGGQYLQVGAFANPDAAELLRSKLSSMVNAPVFISSIVRNQQTLHRVRMGPIGSPSEVAQVQNSVRLANLGQPSVVTAE, encoded by the coding sequence ATGCGGGCATCGCTGTTCAATAAACCGCTCAAGCTGGTGGCGTTCACCGCGTTGTCCTTGCTGGTTGTCAGTTGCTCCACCAGTCGCGGTCCGGCGCAGAAGTCGGGCGGCAGCGCGATTCGTTCCCAGCCGGGCCTGGACATCAACCGCGCGCACAAAGATGGCGCGCCGTGGTGGGATGTCGACGTGTCGAAAATCCCGGATGCCACGCCCACCCTGCATACCGGCGCCTACAAGGCCAACCCGTATACCGTGCTGGGCAAGACCTACTTCCCGCTGCAGGACTCCAAGACCTACGTGCAGTCGGGCACGGCGTCGTGGTACGGCACCAAGTTTCACGGCCAGAACACCGCCAACGGCGAAGTGTATGACCTGTATGGCATGAGCGCGGCCCACAAGACGCTGCCGCTGCCCAGCTATGTACGCGTGACCAACCTGGACAACAACCGTACGGTGATCCTGCGGGTCAACGATCGTGGACCATTCTATTCAGACCGGATCATCGACTTGTCCTACGCTGCCGCGAAGAAACTCGGCTATGCCGAAACCGGCACCGCGCGGGTCAAGGTCGAAGGCATCGACCCGGCGCAGTACTGGGCCCAGCGTGGCAAGCCCGCACCGTTGATGCTCAATGAGCCGCAGACGCCGCAACCGCAGGTGACCGCTTCGGCCGGCAAGATCGAGCAGTGGACGCCACCACCGGCACAGCACGCCCCAGATACTGTCGTCGTGCCGCATGCCGCGCCGGGGGCTTCTACCGCCGGCGGCCAATACCTGCAAGTGGGCGCTTTCGCCAACCCGGACGCGGCAGAACTGTTAAGGTCCAAGTTGAGCAGCATGGTCAACGCGCCGGTGTTCATCAGCTCCATCGTGCGTAACCAGCAAACGCTGCACCGCGTGCGCATGGGCCCGATCGGCTCGCCGAGCGAGGTTGCGCAAGTGCAGAACAGCGTGCGCCTGGCCAACCTGGGGCAACCCAGTGTGGTCACCGCCGAATAA
- a CDS encoding D-alanyl-D-alanine carboxypeptidase family protein encodes MNITTLAKRTCLLISLIITPAAWAVEMVPASPQLAAKAWVLMDAASGNVLVENNGDQRLPPASLTKLMTAYIATLEIRRGQIGENDPVTVSENAWRTGGSRMFIKVGSQVTVSDLLHGIIIQSGNDASVALAEHIAGSEDAFADMMNKTVADLGMTNSHFMNPTGLPNPEHYSSAHDMAILARAIIRVDPVHYAIYSQKEFFWNNIKQPNRNLLLWRDKTVDGLKTGHTEEAGYCMVSSAVRDGQRLIAVVFGTNSEQARAAETQKLLTYGFRFFETQTFYQKGAELATAPVWKGATSQVKAGLAEDLTLTMPKGQLKKLAASMTMNPHLVAPIAKGDVIGKVEVKLDDKVVHSADLIALDAVDEGGIFRRVWDSIRLFFYSLFN; translated from the coding sequence ATGAACATCACCACCTTAGCCAAACGCACGTGCCTGCTTATCTCGCTGATCATCACCCCGGCCGCCTGGGCGGTTGAAATGGTGCCGGCTTCACCGCAACTGGCCGCCAAGGCCTGGGTCCTCATGGATGCCGCCAGCGGCAACGTGCTGGTCGAGAACAACGGTGACCAGCGCCTGCCGCCGGCCAGCCTGACCAAACTGATGACTGCCTACATCGCGACCCTGGAAATCCGTCGCGGCCAGATCGGCGAGAACGACCCGGTGACCGTCAGCGAAAACGCCTGGCGTACCGGCGGTTCGCGCATGTTCATCAAGGTTGGCTCCCAAGTAACGGTGAGCGACCTGCTGCACGGCATCATCATCCAGTCCGGTAACGACGCCAGCGTCGCCCTGGCCGAGCACATCGCCGGCAGCGAAGACGCGTTCGCCGACATGATGAACAAAACCGTGGCCGACCTGGGCATGACCAATAGCCACTTCATGAACCCGACCGGTCTGCCGAACCCTGAGCACTACTCGTCGGCACATGACATGGCGATCCTGGCGCGCGCGATCATTCGTGTCGACCCGGTGCACTACGCGATCTACTCCCAGAAGGAATTCTTCTGGAACAACATCAAGCAGCCTAACCGCAACCTGCTGCTGTGGCGCGACAAGACTGTCGACGGTCTGAAGACCGGCCACACTGAAGAAGCCGGCTACTGCATGGTGTCGTCCGCCGTGCGTGACGGCCAGCGCCTGATCGCCGTGGTCTTCGGCACCAACAGCGAGCAGGCGCGTGCCGCCGAGACGCAAAAACTGCTGACCTACGGCTTCCGCTTCTTCGAAACCCAGACCTTCTACCAGAAGGGTGCTGAACTGGCGACCGCGCCGGTTTGGAAAGGCGCGACCTCGCAAGTCAAGGCTGGCCTGGCTGAAGACCTGACCCTGACCATGCCTAAAGGCCAGCTGAAAAAGCTCGCTGCCAGCATGACCATGAACCCGCATCTGGTTGCACCAATCGCCAAGGGTGATGTGATCGGTAAAGTCGAAGTGAAGCTGGACGACAAGGTGGTGCACAGCGCCGACCTGATCGCCCTGGACGCCGTCGACGAAGGTGGTATCTTCCGCCGCGTGTGGGATAGCATCCGTCTATTCTTCTACAGCTTGTTCAACTGA
- a CDS encoding DUF493 domain-containing protein: MTDKEVKAPKIEFPNVDYPVKVISDTGVGNKDTILQIVRKHATINDNRVDERLSSNGKYTTIQLHIVATGQDQLYDINSELRATGFVHMVL, translated from the coding sequence ATGACCGATAAAGAAGTAAAGGCGCCAAAGATCGAATTCCCAAACGTGGATTATCCCGTCAAGGTGATCAGCGATACCGGTGTAGGCAACAAAGACACGATTCTTCAGATCGTGCGTAAACACGCGACGATCAATGACAACCGGGTGGACGAGCGTTTGAGCTCCAACGGTAAATACACCACGATCCAGCTGCACATCGTTGCGACCGGTCAAGACCAGCTCTACGACATCAACAGCGAACTGCGGGCCACCGGCTTCGTGCACATGGTGCTGTGA
- the lipB gene encoding lipoyl(octanoyl) transferase LipB, whose translation MPQVLGFRELGRMDYEPVWHAMQRFTNERGTSAPDEIWLVEHPPVFTQGQAGKAEHLLLPGDIPVVQVDRGGQVTYHGPGQLVAYLLLDVRKLGFGVRDLVSRMEACLIELLASYGVSAAAKPDAPGVYVDGAKIASLGLRIRHGCSFHGLALNVDMDLAPFRRINPCGYAGLAMTQLSDHATPIKFAEVSARLRAQLVKHLDYAEQTTLTGGID comes from the coding sequence ATGCCACAGGTCCTGGGCTTTCGCGAGCTCGGCCGGATGGACTACGAGCCCGTCTGGCACGCCATGCAGCGGTTCACGAATGAGCGCGGCACTTCGGCGCCCGATGAAATCTGGCTGGTGGAGCACCCGCCGGTGTTCACCCAGGGCCAGGCCGGCAAGGCCGAACATCTGCTGCTGCCGGGGGATATTCCGGTGGTGCAGGTCGACCGAGGGGGGCAAGTGACTTACCATGGGCCCGGTCAACTGGTGGCTTACCTGCTGCTGGACGTGCGCAAGCTGGGTTTTGGCGTGCGCGACCTGGTGAGCCGCATGGAGGCTTGCCTGATCGAGCTGTTGGCCAGTTATGGCGTGAGCGCCGCGGCCAAGCCCGATGCACCCGGTGTGTATGTGGACGGCGCGAAAATCGCGTCCCTCGGTTTGCGGATTCGCCACGGTTGTTCCTTTCATGGCCTGGCCCTGAACGTGGACATGGACCTGGCACCGTTCCGGCGCATCAACCCGTGCGGTTATGCCGGGCTGGCGATGACCCAACTGAGCGACCACGCCACACCGATTAAATTTGCCGAGGTAAGTGCCCGGCTGCGTGCGCAGCTCGTCAAACACCTCGACTATGCTGAGCAGACGACCCTCACGGGCGGAATCGACTGA
- the lipA gene encoding lipoyl synthase, protein MIPTLDVTERPAPAPRAKVEAGVKLRGAEKVARIPVKIIPTTELPKKPDWIRVRIPVSPEVDRIKALLRKHKLHSVCEEASCPNLGECFSGGTATFMIMGDICTRRCPFCDVGHGRPKPLDVNEPESLAIAIADLKLKYVVITSVDRDDLRDGGAQHFADCIREIRKLSPNVMLETLVPDYRGRMDVALEITAAEPPDVFNHNLETVPRLYKAARPGSDYQWSLTLLQKFKQMMPHIPTKSGLMLGLGETDEEVIEVMKRMREHDIDMLTLGQYLQPSRSHLPVQRFVHPDTFAWFAEEGYKMGFKNVASGPLVRSSYHADEQAKLVKASLVS, encoded by the coding sequence ATGATCCCGACGCTGGACGTTACCGAGCGTCCGGCCCCGGCCCCGCGTGCCAAGGTGGAAGCCGGCGTCAAGCTGCGCGGCGCCGAAAAGGTTGCACGCATCCCGGTCAAGATCATCCCGACGACCGAACTGCCGAAAAAGCCTGACTGGATTCGCGTGCGTATTCCGGTCTCGCCGGAAGTCGACCGGATCAAGGCCCTGCTGCGCAAGCACAAGCTGCACAGCGTGTGCGAAGAAGCATCGTGCCCGAACCTGGGCGAGTGCTTCTCCGGCGGCACCGCTACCTTCATGATCATGGGTGACATCTGCACCCGTCGTTGCCCGTTCTGCGACGTCGGCCACGGCCGGCCGAAGCCACTGGACGTCAACGAACCGGAAAGCCTGGCCATCGCCATCGCCGACCTGAAACTCAAGTACGTGGTGATCACCTCGGTAGACCGTGACGACCTGCGCGACGGCGGCGCCCAGCATTTCGCCGACTGCATCCGCGAAATCCGCAAGCTGTCACCGAACGTGATGCTCGAAACCCTGGTCCCGGACTACCGTGGCCGTATGGACGTGGCGCTGGAAATCACCGCCGCCGAGCCGCCAGATGTGTTCAACCACAACCTGGAAACCGTGCCGCGCCTGTACAAGGCCGCGCGCCCGGGTTCGGACTACCAGTGGTCGCTGACTCTGCTGCAGAAGTTCAAGCAGATGATGCCGCATATTCCGACCAAATCCGGCTTGATGCTGGGCCTGGGCGAAACCGACGAAGAAGTGATCGAAGTCATGAAGCGCATGCGCGAACACGACATCGACATGCTGACCCTGGGCCAGTACCTGCAACCGTCCCGCAGCCACTTGCCGGTACAGCGCTTCGTACACCCGGACACCTTCGCCTGGTTCGCCGAGGAAGGCTACAAGATGGGCTTCAAGAACGTCGCGTCGGGCCCGCTGGTACGTTCCTCGTACCACGCCGATGAGCAAGCCAAGCTGGTCAAGGCTAGCCTGGTTTCCTGA
- a CDS encoding S66 peptidase family protein, with product MTAAVPALRSEGTIALIAPAGPAVLDVEKAGQWMRTRGYDLRISPGVYERDGYLAGSDAVRLRDLHAAFADPEIDAIFCLRGGYGTPRLLDALDFDLLRANPKPFVGYSDITALHLAISRYAGFVTFHGPMLNADLLGGKQPPTESSLFNLLRGQLGAGSVLVHPVAYPLTTIEPGIACGRLLGGNLSMIAAVMGTPYEIDAEGIILFIEDVNEPIYRIDRLLTHLRLAGKLAQVAGVLVGDVAGVDNVALERLLKQTFEPLCIPVLAGWRSGHCDPNLTLPMGALVRLDAGEQRVVLEQDVVVRP from the coding sequence ATGACTGCAGCCGTTCCAGCCCTTCGCTCTGAAGGCACCATCGCCCTGATCGCTCCCGCCGGCCCTGCCGTGCTGGACGTTGAAAAGGCTGGCCAATGGATGCGCACGCGCGGCTACGATCTGCGAATTTCCCCCGGTGTCTATGAACGCGACGGCTACCTCGCCGGCAGTGATGCAGTACGTCTGCGTGACCTGCACGCCGCTTTTGCCGATCCGGAAATCGACGCTATCTTCTGTTTGCGTGGTGGTTACGGCACACCGCGACTGCTCGACGCGCTGGACTTCGACCTGCTGCGCGCCAACCCCAAACCCTTTGTGGGCTACAGCGACATCACCGCTTTGCACCTTGCGATCAGCCGCTATGCGGGCTTTGTGACCTTCCACGGCCCGATGCTGAATGCCGACTTGCTTGGCGGCAAGCAACCCCCCACCGAGTCATCACTGTTCAACCTGCTGCGAGGCCAGCTGGGCGCAGGCAGTGTGTTGGTGCACCCGGTGGCCTACCCGTTGACTACGATCGAGCCTGGTATCGCCTGTGGGCGCTTATTGGGGGGCAACCTGTCAATGATCGCGGCGGTGATGGGGACGCCCTACGAAATCGATGCCGAGGGCATCATCCTGTTTATCGAAGACGTCAACGAGCCGATCTACCGCATCGACCGTCTGCTGACGCACCTGCGTCTGGCGGGCAAGTTGGCTCAGGTCGCCGGTGTGCTGGTAGGGGATGTGGCGGGGGTGGATAACGTTGCGCTGGAGCGCCTGCTGAAGCAGACGTTCGAGCCGTTGTGCATACCGGTGCTGGCCGGCTGGCGCAGCGGGCATTGCGATCCGAACCTGACGCTGCCGATGGGCGCGTTGGTGCGGTTGGATGCGGGGGAGCAGCGGGTGGTGTTGGAGCAGGATGTGGTTGTCCGGCCCTGA
- a CDS encoding lytic murein transglycosylase, translating to MPSSLSRRWHLRQLIAASSLILLVACAEKPTAADAQPLPTLQTAPVAAPAVVAPLAVDNLDIQPTQTFAEWQAGFREQALKAGITPAVFDNAFAGVTPDMAVIRADRSQPEFSRPVWEYLDGALSPVRVRNGQSMLIKYADILQSIEQRYGVDRQALVSVWGMESNFGQFQGNNSVIRSLATLAYEGRRPAFAQAQLLAALQIIQHGDIQADQMKGSWAGAMGQTQFIPTTYNTHAVDFDGDGRRDIWNSPADALASTAHYLQSSGWQKGQPWGFEVQQLPANFDYALADGGIRKTVAEWLKLGIQLPPGASMPANVGQLSAALLLPAGYRGPAFLVLDNFRAILKYNNSSSYALAVGLLSERFGGGGVIRGDWPKDELPLSRSQRIDLQTALSANGYDAGNPDGIIGANTRKAIRAAQQSLGWPADGYPTVKLLESLQNR from the coding sequence ATGCCCTCTAGTCTTTCCCGTCGTTGGCACCTTCGCCAATTGATCGCTGCCTCCAGCCTCATACTGCTCGTCGCCTGCGCGGAAAAGCCCACCGCCGCGGACGCTCAACCCCTGCCGACATTGCAGACCGCCCCCGTCGCAGCGCCCGCTGTCGTGGCCCCGCTGGCCGTGGACAATCTCGACATCCAGCCCACCCAGACCTTTGCCGAATGGCAGGCCGGTTTCCGCGAGCAAGCCTTGAAGGCCGGGATTACACCCGCCGTCTTCGATAATGCATTTGCCGGTGTTACCCCCGACATGGCGGTGATCCGCGCCGACCGCAGCCAGCCGGAGTTTTCCCGCCCGGTGTGGGAATACCTCGATGGCGCCCTGTCGCCGGTGCGCGTGCGTAACGGCCAGTCAATGCTGATCAAGTACGCCGATATCCTGCAAAGCATCGAGCAACGGTATGGCGTCGACCGCCAGGCACTGGTCTCGGTCTGGGGCATGGAAAGCAACTTCGGCCAGTTCCAAGGCAATAACTCGGTGATCCGCTCCTTGGCGACCCTGGCCTACGAAGGCCGTCGCCCGGCCTTTGCCCAGGCGCAATTGCTCGCCGCACTGCAGATCATCCAGCATGGCGATATCCAGGCCGACCAGATGAAAGGCTCCTGGGCCGGCGCCATGGGCCAGACCCAATTTATCCCGACCACCTACAATACCCACGCCGTGGACTTCGATGGCGACGGTCGCCGCGATATCTGGAACAGCCCGGCCGACGCCCTCGCCTCTACCGCTCACTACCTGCAAAGCTCCGGCTGGCAGAAAGGCCAACCGTGGGGCTTCGAGGTGCAACAACTGCCGGCGAACTTCGATTACGCCCTGGCCGACGGCGGTATACGCAAGACCGTGGCCGAATGGCTGAAACTGGGTATCCAGTTGCCACCGGGGGCCAGCATGCCGGCCAACGTTGGGCAACTGTCCGCCGCGCTGCTGCTGCCAGCCGGCTACCGTGGCCCGGCGTTCCTGGTGCTGGATAATTTCCGCGCGATCCTCAAGTACAACAACTCATCGTCCTACGCGTTGGCCGTGGGCCTGCTGTCGGAACGATTTGGTGGAGGCGGTGTGATCCGTGGGGATTGGCCGAAGGATGAGCTGCCGCTGAGCCGTTCACAGCGCATCGACCTGCAGACGGCGTTGAGCGCCAATGGTTATGACGCGGGCAACCCGGACGGAATTATCGGCGCGAACACGCGCAAGGCGATTCGGGCGGCGCAGCAATCGTTGGGCTGGCCAGCGGATGGGTATCCGACGGTGAAGTTGCTGGAGTCGTTGCAGAACCGTTAG
- the arfA gene encoding alternative ribosome rescue factor ArfA: MSKKPSKHGPNKAKSIIAQPLFRSRQERAGKGKGSYRREAFQSNSWEASYFLAA; the protein is encoded by the coding sequence ATGAGCAAAAAGCCATCCAAGCATGGCCCCAACAAGGCCAAATCCATCATCGCCCAGCCACTATTCCGCAGCCGTCAGGAACGCGCCGGCAAGGGCAAAGGCAGCTACCGCCGCGAAGCCTTCCAGTCTAATAGCTGGGAGGCTTCTTACTTTCTGGCTGCCTGA
- the holA gene encoding DNA polymerase III subunit delta: protein MKLAPAQLAKHLQGGLAPVYIVSGDDPLLCQEAADAIRTAARQHGFDERQVFSADASFDWGTLLQAGASMSLFAEKRLLELRLPSGKPGDKGAAAFIEYCSRPAEDTVLLISLPKLDGSAQKTKWGKALVEGAQTQFIQIWPVDSSQLPQWIRQRLSQSGLSATQDAVELIAARVEGNLLAAAQEIEKLKLMAEDGQITVETVQGAVADSARFDVFGLVDAILNGEPAHALRMLEGLRGEGVEPPVILWALARELRVLANIALQYSQGTPLDKCFSQARPPVWDKRKPLMSKALQRHSAQRWAQLLLEAQRIDAQIKGQAAGSPWMSLSRLSLLMSGQRLTLPAE, encoded by the coding sequence ATGAAACTCGCCCCCGCCCAACTCGCCAAACACCTGCAAGGTGGCCTCGCGCCTGTATACATCGTCAGCGGCGATGACCCGCTGCTTTGCCAGGAAGCGGCGGACGCCATCCGCACTGCCGCACGCCAGCACGGCTTCGATGAGCGACAGGTGTTCAGCGCCGACGCCAGTTTCGACTGGGGAACGCTGCTGCAAGCCGGCGCCAGCATGTCGCTGTTTGCGGAAAAACGCCTGCTGGAGCTGCGCTTGCCGTCGGGCAAGCCCGGAGACAAAGGCGCGGCCGCCTTCATCGAGTACTGTTCACGACCTGCCGAAGACACAGTGCTGCTGATCAGCCTGCCCAAGCTCGACGGCAGTGCGCAGAAAACCAAGTGGGGCAAGGCGCTGGTGGAAGGGGCGCAGACCCAGTTCATCCAGATCTGGCCGGTGGATAGCAGCCAGTTGCCACAATGGATTCGTCAGCGCCTGTCACAGTCGGGGCTATCGGCGACGCAAGATGCGGTCGAGCTGATCGCCGCCCGGGTCGAAGGCAACTTGCTTGCCGCCGCCCAGGAGATCGAAAAGCTCAAGCTGATGGCTGAAGACGGGCAGATCACCGTCGAGACCGTGCAAGGCGCGGTAGCCGACAGTGCGCGGTTTGACGTGTTCGGGCTGGTGGACGCGATCCTCAATGGCGAACCGGCCCACGCCCTGCGCATGCTCGAAGGGTTACGCGGTGAAGGCGTGGAACCGCCGGTGATCCTCTGGGCCCTGGCCCGGGAACTGCGGGTGCTGGCCAATATCGCCCTGCAATACAGCCAGGGCACGCCGCTCGACAAATGCTTCAGCCAGGCCCGGCCGCCCGTGTGGGACAAACGCAAGCCCCTGATGAGCAAAGCCCTGCAACGGCACTCGGCGCAACGCTGGGCGCAATTGCTGCTGGAAGCGCAGCGCATCGATGCGCAGATCAAGGGCCAGGCAGCCGGTTCGCCGTGGATGAGCCTGAGTCGTTTGTCGCTGTTGATGTCCGGACAGCGCCTGACACTCCCCGCCGAATAG
- the lptE gene encoding LPS assembly lipoprotein LptE: MIKRNLLVMGLAVLLSACGFQLRGTGTNELAIKELDVSARDAYGNTVTQLRQVLENSGVHVYTGAPYKLVLINEKETQRNLSYASAGRASDIELSSELNFEIQGREHLPLMGDKVQVQKIVSHDGNNLVGSDSESIQVRKEMRRELVQRMVVRLQMLTPQQLDTLQQNADNKAKADADALKAAQEYENNTPKQSPVEVPVE; encoded by the coding sequence ATGATCAAACGCAATTTGCTGGTGATGGGCCTTGCCGTGCTGCTGAGCGCTTGCGGCTTCCAGCTGCGCGGTACTGGCACCAATGAACTGGCGATCAAGGAACTGGACGTCAGCGCCCGCGACGCCTACGGCAATACTGTGACCCAGTTGCGCCAGGTACTGGAAAACAGCGGTGTGCACGTCTACACCGGCGCGCCCTATAAGCTGGTCCTGATAAACGAGAAAGAAACCCAGCGTAACCTCAGCTACGCCAGTGCCGGCCGCGCCTCGGACATCGAACTGAGCAGTGAGCTCAACTTCGAAATCCAGGGCCGCGAACACCTGCCATTGATGGGTGACAAGGTCCAGGTGCAGAAAATCGTCAGCCACGACGGCAACAACCTGGTGGGTTCGGACTCGGAAAGCATCCAGGTGCGCAAGGAAATGCGTCGTGAATTGGTGCAACGCATGGTCGTGCGCCTGCAGATGCTGACCCCACAACAACTCGACACCTTGCAGCAAAACGCCGACAACAAGGCCAAGGCTGACGCCGACGCCCTGAAAGCCGCGCAAGAGTACGAAAACAACACGCCGAAACAATCGCCTGTTGAAGTCCCTGTCGAGTAA